The nucleotide window GAACTTGGGCTGCTGCACATTGGGAGTCGCGTAGTACAGCACCGCGATCATCAGCACCGCGAAGAACACCATGACCGGCCATTTGGCGATATTCCAGATGACCAGGGCCGTTGATCCAAGTCCGATCGCCCCGCCGATTGCTTCCGCCACCGGTCCGGACAGGATGAGCAGCAGCGCCATCAGCACCACCAGGAGCAGTACGACGACGGTGATCAGCAGCATGACCGGGCGAAGCTTCCAGAAGGGGCGCCCCTCTTCGACTTCGTAGACCCGGTTCATTGCACGCGAGAACGCGTTGACGAACCCCGAGGCGGACCACAACGCACCCAGCAGGCCGATGACGAAGGTCAGGCCCGCGGTCTCCGAGGAGGCCAGTTGCTGAATAACAGGTCCCAACGTGGTTTCGGCGTCCGACGAGACGTTGCCGAGTATGTTAAGCACGGTGTCCGTCGTAGCCTCTGCCTGCCCGAAGAACCCGAGAATGGATACCAGCGCCAGCAGCGCCGGGAAGATGGCCAGGACTGCGTAGTACGTCAGGGCAGCCGCCAGGTCAGTGCACTGGTCTTTGCCGAACTCGTTGATGGTCCGCTTGAAGACGTACCCCCATGCCGGCTTGGCAAGGTCAGTCGGCGCGTCCGGCTTCCGGGAATCATCAGGATGCGGGCTCGAGGCTGCCTTGGCTTGCGTGGCTTCCTCTGCCGAGTCCGCTTTCGCGGGATCTCTCGTGGTCAC belongs to Arthrobacter tumbae and includes:
- a CDS encoding YihY/virulence factor BrkB family protein, with amino-acid sequence MTTRDPAKADSAEEATQAKAASSPHPDDSRKPDAPTDLAKPAWGYVFKRTINEFGKDQCTDLAAALTYYAVLAIFPALLALVSILGFFGQAEATTDTVLNILGNVSSDAETTLGPVIQQLASSETAGLTFVIGLLGALWSASGFVNAFSRAMNRVYEVEEGRPFWKLRPVMLLITVVVLLLVVLMALLLILSGPVAEAIGGAIGLGSTALVIWNIAKWPVMVFFAVLMIAVLYYATPNVQQPKFKWVSVGSIIALLVLALTTAGFSIYVANSDSYQQTYGAIAGVIIFLLWLWLANLSLLFGAEFDAELERGRQLQAGIEAEETVQLPPRDAKAAEKKRDKQLGLVDKGRELRQKYGRDRDTRTRRKS